The nucleotide window GAACCTGCTGGTCAATGCGGCCCAGTCCATTCAGGGGAAGGGAACGATCACGATCGAGACCGAAAACCGGGATTCCGGGATAAACATCCGTATCTCCGACACAGGCTCTGGCATACCCAAGGAGAACCTTTCGCGGCTGTTCGACCCGTTCTTCACCACCAAACCTGTGGGTAAGGGCACGGGCTTGGGTCTTTCAATTTCTTACGGTATAATTAAGAAACACAACGGTACGATAGAGGTCGAGAGCCAACCCGGCCGTGGCACTTCTTTTACAATCACGTTGCCGATATGTGAGGCTGAATCATGAGCACCGTGGAAAACCGGGTCCTGTGCGTGGACGACGAGGTTTCCATACTCAGTGCACTCAAGCGCCTGCTCCGCAAGGAGGAATACACCCTGCTGACCGCCTCCAGCGCGGAGGAGGGCATCGAGCTGCTCAAGCAGACCACGGTCCAGGTGGTGGTCTCGGACCAGCGCATGCCGGGGCTGACCGGAGTGCAGTTCCTGCAGAAAGTCAAAGCCATGCATCCCGATACGGTCAGGGTCATCTTGTCCGGCTATGCCGACCTGAGCGTGATGGTCGAGGCGATCAACAAGGGCGAAATCTACCGTTTCCTGTCGAAACCCTGGAACGACGAGGAACTGAGAATCACGATCCGGCAGGCCCTGGACCATTATAACCTTCTGAAGCAGCGTTCCAGCCTTCTGGAACAGATTGAGGCGAACAACCTGGAACTCAAGAGACTGAACAGTCTGCTCGAGGAGAAAATCGCCCAGCGCACGCACCTTCTGGCCCTGTCGCAGGAAATAATGGAGATCATACCGCTGCCGGTCGTTGGGATCAGCCGCGAGGGGATGGTCGTGCTGGTGAACCGGGCGGCGGTCGAATATGGCGCCAGCCGTCAGGCGAGCATTGCACCGGGGGTCGAGATCGATGAATTCCTGCCCGCTGAAATCATCGAAAAGCTTAAAGTCTGTCTGTGCCATAGCGAGACTGGCGGATCCATGATCGTGGAGTGGAACGGACTGAAAACTTGTTTCAGATCCAGACCCTTGAAAACCGAGGAAGCAACAGTGGGCTGCATCCTTTCCTTTGAGGATTACGATGCCTGAGAAAAAAAAAGAAAAGATAATCAGTGCGCTCAACACGATACAACCGCTGCCAGCCGCAGTGCAGAAACTGTTGAGCCTGCTGCAGGACCCCAAGGCGAACGCCAACGACATTGCGCGGGTGATGTCGAACGACCCGACCCTGACCGCGCGGATACTGCGTATCACCAACTCTTCCTTTTTCGGCCTTTCGCACCGGATAAGCACGGTGCCGCAAGCGATAACCATCCTGGGGTTCCAGGGTCTGCGCAATCTGGCGCTGGGAGTGGCTATTTTCAGCCATTTCAAGCAGGCGGCTCCGACACAGTCTGTCGAGAGAGTCTGGGCGCATTCGCTGGGAGTGGCCAGCGCCGCCCGGCTCACGGCGGCCCGTTTCAAGCTGGCCGACCCGGATGAAATGTTTGTCGCCGGTCTGATGCACGATATCGGCAAACTTCTGCTGGTCAGGCATTTCGAGAGTGAATACACTCAGCTTCTCGCTGGCGGTCCCTATAAGAGAAGCATCCTCTGCCAGCTCGAGAAAAATATGTTCGGCGTTGATCATGCTCAGCTCGGCAGTCTGCTCTGCCAGTTCTGGAAAATTCCGGAAAAGCTGACCAACCTCGTGGCCCGGCATCACGATCCGCTGGATGAAACGGAGTTGTCCGAAAAAGAGTACATTCCGCTCATGGTGATCAAGATCGCCAATGACCTGACCAAAATAATCGGGATGGGCGATCTCGGCGGAGACATGCTCGAGATGGAATCGATAGGGAAAGCGATCGGGAGCGGATTTATCTCTTGTGAATTCCTGCGCCAGATTGCCCTGCAACTGCCGGAGGAAATCAAAAAGGTGGAAGTCTTTTTCGAGGTGGCCAAGAAATTGAAAGACCAGCCGGAGTCGGTGAAACCACCCGCTGTCGCGGTCCTGATTGGCGATGTAGCTCAGCGGGAGGTGGTCGCTCTTGCGCTGATAAACATGGGTTACACCCTGCGAGACTCCGATCAGATGGTGGAGCAGGATCCCGACCTGATGGCCGTGCTGGCGGATGAGAGCATTACGGGCGCTCAGATGAAAATGCTGGTAATGCGGCGCACCCCAATCCTGGATTTCGGGCTGTGGCGCCGGGAAAACCTCGACAGCGCAAGCGGAGACATTCCGCTGGCCGATCTGAAAGCGTGGCTTGTCAGTATACTGTCTACAATCGATCCGCGAGAGAAAAATGTCTGAACTTCAACCTGTCATGACAGACGGGAAAATGAGCTTGCAAAAGCCGGGCGGTCAGGGCCAGCAGTACAAGATACTGCTTGTGGATGACGAGGAGAACATACTCAGCTCCCTGCGCCGCCTTCTGCGCAAGGAGAACCTCGACGTGCACGACACCACCTCGCCCGAGGAGGCGTTGAGGCTGCTTTCGCTCAACGAATACGCCGTGCTGGTGTCGGACCACCGCATGCCGGGCATGACAGGCACGCAGCTGATGAAAATGGCCTGCAAGACCAGCCCGGAAACCGTACGTATCATCCTTACCGGCTACGCGGATGCCCAGTCCAGTATCGAGGCGATCAACAAGGGGGCGGTCAGCCGCTACCTGCTGAAGCCCTGGAACGAGATCGAGTTGCGCGTCGCGGTCCGTCAGGCCGTGGCCCAGTACCGTCTGGTGCAGGAGAAGAAAGAACTCGAAAACATAACCAACGATCTGAACAAGGAGCTTCAGTCCCTGGCCGTGGAGCTTGAAACCAAAGTCGAGGAGCGCACGCGCGAGGTCTCCACGCTGAACCGTCAGCTCGAAAGCAGCCTTCTGGCCTCGATCCGGATGCTGGCCG belongs to bacterium and includes:
- a CDS encoding response regulator, giving the protein MSTVENRVLCVDDEVSILSALKRLLRKEEYTLLTASSAEEGIELLKQTTVQVVVSDQRMPGLTGVQFLQKVKAMHPDTVRVILSGYADLSVMVEAINKGEIYRFLSKPWNDEELRITIRQALDHYNLLKQRSSLLEQIEANNLELKRLNSLLEEKIAQRTHLLALSQEIMEIIPLPVVGISREGMVVLVNRAAVEYGASRQASIAPGVEIDEFLPAEIIEKLKVCLCHSETGGSMIVEWNGLKTCFRSRPLKTEEATVGCILSFEDYDA
- a CDS encoding HDOD domain-containing protein is translated as MPEKKKEKIISALNTIQPLPAAVQKLLSLLQDPKANANDIARVMSNDPTLTARILRITNSSFFGLSHRISTVPQAITILGFQGLRNLALGVAIFSHFKQAAPTQSVERVWAHSLGVASAARLTAARFKLADPDEMFVAGLMHDIGKLLLVRHFESEYTQLLAGGPYKRSILCQLEKNMFGVDHAQLGSLLCQFWKIPEKLTNLVARHHDPLDETELSEKEYIPLMVIKIANDLTKIIGMGDLGGDMLEMESIGKAIGSGFISCEFLRQIALQLPEEIKKVEVFFEVAKKLKDQPESVKPPAVAVLIGDVAQREVVALALINMGYTLRDSDQMVEQDPDLMAVLADESITGAQMKMLVMRRTPILDFGLWRRENLDSASGDIPLADLKAWLVSILSTIDPREKNV